In the genome of Ktedonobacteraceae bacterium, one region contains:
- a CDS encoding M20/M25/M40 family metallo-hydrolase, with translation MEQLEMITAAISAQFDQQVEFLQQLVHAKSNNPFTPETAPPDVPVEKEVVEVICQELDSLGYRADLQGISSQRPNVLCSFPGSEQNGKTLVLTTHMDTVEPSQNYTRNPWGAQLKGGRLYGLGAADAKAQIAAFIYAIDAVLKVGLRLSGNLILAFVVDEETGACSPYGTRYLLKQGLLPADAVIVGEPGDDKIAIGHRGLYRFRLETLGEATHVGLKAWEQGTRGHNAILEMARIALALSSCSLPQVPSSIFPGRKSILTFPTLIQGGRNVNMVPDRCEACGDVRLLPGLTVDEVKRHIRKHLRELAITSYRLDDLAAVPAVKIAPSSEIVQALARAAQTVTGRKPRLEGAGPACDGWMFITRGIPAVCGYGVACGGVHGADEWIDLESLRAVTQVYAQTILTYLG, from the coding sequence ATGGAACAGCTTGAGATGATCACAGCAGCTATTTCAGCGCAATTCGACCAACAGGTTGAATTTCTGCAGCAGCTCGTGCACGCGAAGAGCAATAATCCTTTCACTCCTGAGACTGCTCCACCCGACGTTCCAGTCGAGAAGGAAGTCGTTGAGGTAATTTGTCAAGAATTGGACTCCCTCGGGTATCGTGCCGATCTTCAGGGAATTTCCTCTCAGCGTCCAAACGTACTCTGCTCCTTTCCCGGTTCAGAACAGAACGGGAAGACGCTCGTGCTCACGACTCACATGGATACAGTGGAACCCAGTCAGAACTATACGCGCAATCCATGGGGAGCACAACTTAAGGGTGGAAGACTCTATGGGCTCGGCGCTGCCGATGCGAAAGCGCAGATTGCAGCTTTCATCTACGCTATTGACGCTGTACTGAAAGTTGGGCTTCGGCTCTCCGGAAACTTGATCCTGGCCTTTGTCGTTGATGAGGAAACAGGAGCATGTTCTCCTTATGGGACGCGCTACCTCCTGAAGCAAGGACTCCTCCCCGCTGATGCAGTGATCGTTGGCGAACCTGGCGACGACAAAATCGCGATCGGGCATCGCGGGCTCTACCGTTTCCGCTTGGAGACACTGGGCGAGGCCACCCATGTCGGGCTGAAGGCCTGGGAACAAGGCACGCGAGGCCACAATGCCATCCTAGAAATGGCACGCATCGCCCTGGCTCTTTCCTCCTGTTCCCTGCCGCAAGTTCCTTCGTCGATCTTTCCCGGTCGCAAATCCATCTTAACCTTCCCCACGCTCATTCAAGGCGGGCGGAACGTAAATATGGTCCCCGACCGGTGCGAGGCATGCGGTGATGTCCGTCTGCTGCCTGGCCTCACAGTCGATGAAGTGAAGCGACACATTCGAAAGCACCTCCGGGAGCTTGCGATCACCTCGTACCGTCTCGATGATCTCGCTGCCGTCCCTGCCGTGAAGATAGCTCCTTCCTCTGAGATTGTGCAGGCCTTGGCTCGAGCAGCACAAACGGTGACGGGCAGGAAGCCACGTTTAGAGGGGGCCGGTCCGGCATGCGATGGCTGGATGTTTATCACGAGGGGGATCCCGGCGGTATGTGGATATGGTGTGGCCTGCGGAGGCGTACATGGGGCCGATGAGTGGATAGATCTCGAGAGCTTGCGTGCGGTTACCCAGGTCTACGCACAGACGATCTTGACGTATCTCGGGTAG
- a CDS encoding helix-turn-helix transcriptional regulator has protein sequence MVVRLRVKEVAKEKGFSMGKLQRDADVAYNTVKRMFKDPYYITTTETLGKLARALGVSPGDLIEEVSDSGSQRPVQ, from the coding sequence ATGGTAGTACGTCTACGTGTAAAAGAAGTCGCCAAAGAGAAAGGCTTCAGTATGGGCAAACTCCAGCGAGATGCGGATGTGGCTTACAACACGGTCAAACGCATGTTTAAAGATCCATACTATATCACGACAACGGAGACCCTGGGAAAGTTGGCCCGAGCGCTGGGGGTCTCGCCTGGAGACTTGATTGAAGAGGTTTCTGACTCAGGGAGTCAACGGCCTGTCCAATAG
- a CDS encoding helix-turn-helix transcriptional regulator — protein MAVRLRVKEVAREKGISMGKLHRQADVSYKTIKRIYADPFYATTTVTLGKLAKVLGVPPGELIEEVPDNVEASDIRP, from the coding sequence ATGGCAGTACGTTTACGAGTAAAAGAGGTAGCCAGAGAGAAAGGTATCAGTATGGGGAAGCTTCATAGACAAGCTGATGTGTCGTATAAGACAATTAAACGTATCTATGCTGACCCTTTTTACGCCACAACTACTGTCACCCTTGGAAAGCTAGCAAAAGTTCTTGGCGTTCCGCCGGGCGAGCTCATTGAGGAAGTACCGGATAATGTCGAAGCGAGTGATATAAGACCCTAA
- a CDS encoding DEAD/DEAH box helicase family protein, with protein MLEKDTRQILIDQQLALVGWDVHNPLSVAEEYLLHVERPSHIQESKAVAGFCDYTLLDRSGTPIAIVEAKRTARYALAGKEQASEYAEAIRQKFGREPFIFMANGAETWFWDRTWSAPRRVHGFMSLDDLETLRFQNENRLPLPGIKIDASIVDRPYQIEAIRRVYERFEQKRRKALLVLATGTGKTRLAMALIDGLMRGNWIKRVLFLVDRLALADQAMDDFKEYLPAISRGRVEGGNIDIGARAFVATYPSMMQAMEKLSPGFFNLVICDESHRSIYNRYRQLLYYFDAYQIGLTATPVDFIDRNTFHLFDCEDRLPTFIFPFEDAINHVPPYLCKYKVYTAQTRFQIKGIKAGDLPLEVKRLIEEQGLSLEEIDFEGTDLERRVTNTGTDEALVKEFMDICLKDPTGTLPGKSIIFAVSHRHAMNLYSAFERLYPEYKGRLVEVIDSQMEGARRVLRRFKTENYPRVAISVDMLDTGVDIREVVNLVFAKPVYSRVKFWQMIGRGTRLLDADRIKRRTWCQEKEYFLIIDHWNNFGYFDLHPDGYVPEPGEALPVRCFRTQVDILEYLYKIDDELHAEELSVEIRDAIRALPQGFMEIQAAHADLEYTLDTPFWAAPTAVEFAFLRSKIAGLFRFAIHVDEPGASFALKMEKLALAYFEKDGSEIEKLRESIRADLRLLPTSLREVKAHEAELLEAIGNRFWSTLDYDKIMALRNTFMPLMRYRRAQRRSIVELDIADSVLDRRWIAFGPGGEGTYIDTYRAEVEARIKELAETHPVVRKIKDGETVSEDDLQSLIRTLNQADLFITEQNLRVVFGVEDTPLVDLIRLAIGLIHLKSRAESIGKAFDRFIASHQEYSADQILFIRTIRTVLVQEAERARKIDLTYDNLFEPPFTSLGRNAAERLFTKQQIDELLDFIEQLAA; from the coding sequence ATGCTTGAAAAGGATACACGCCAGATACTAATTGATCAGCAGTTAGCCTTAGTAGGCTGGGATGTTCACAATCCTTTAAGTGTAGCCGAGGAATACCTTCTTCATGTCGAACGGCCAAGTCATATACAAGAAAGCAAGGCGGTAGCCGGTTTTTGTGACTACACACTTCTCGACCGCTCAGGTACTCCCATCGCTATTGTCGAGGCAAAAAGAACCGCGCGCTACGCACTAGCGGGAAAAGAGCAAGCCTCCGAGTATGCCGAAGCGATACGGCAAAAGTTTGGTCGCGAGCCTTTTATCTTTATGGCCAATGGAGCGGAAACCTGGTTCTGGGATCGGACCTGGTCTGCTCCACGACGTGTTCATGGCTTTATGTCACTCGATGACCTGGAAACGCTTCGCTTTCAGAACGAAAACCGACTTCCCCTGCCTGGTATCAAGATTGACGCCTCTATAGTAGACCGCCCCTACCAGATCGAGGCGATACGCCGTGTGTATGAGCGATTTGAACAGAAACGCCGCAAAGCGCTCCTTGTCCTTGCCACAGGTACCGGGAAAACACGCCTTGCTATGGCTCTCATCGATGGCCTCATGCGCGGCAACTGGATCAAGCGGGTCCTCTTCCTCGTTGATCGCCTGGCACTCGCGGATCAGGCGATGGATGATTTCAAAGAATATCTTCCTGCGATCTCAAGGGGTCGCGTCGAAGGCGGAAATATCGATATCGGGGCGCGGGCTTTTGTTGCAACTTACCCATCAATGATGCAAGCAATGGAGAAGCTCTCTCCAGGATTCTTCAATCTTGTAATCTGCGATGAGTCTCATCGCTCTATCTACAATCGTTACAGGCAGCTTCTCTATTATTTCGATGCATACCAGATTGGCCTCACTGCTACGCCGGTTGATTTCATCGATCGCAACACCTTTCATCTCTTTGATTGCGAAGACCGACTGCCTACCTTCATATTCCCATTCGAGGATGCAATCAACCACGTGCCTCCTTACCTCTGCAAGTATAAGGTATATACAGCACAAACTCGCTTCCAGATTAAAGGAATTAAAGCGGGGGACCTCCCGCTTGAGGTGAAGCGCCTGATCGAGGAGCAAGGTCTTTCGCTGGAAGAAATTGACTTTGAGGGAACCGATCTAGAACGTCGTGTCACGAATACTGGCACCGATGAAGCCCTCGTGAAAGAATTTATGGATATCTGTCTGAAGGACCCCACTGGCACACTCCCGGGTAAAAGTATCATCTTTGCCGTTTCTCATCGTCACGCCATGAATCTCTACAGCGCTTTTGAGCGGCTTTACCCAGAATATAAGGGGCGGCTGGTCGAGGTGATCGACTCACAAATGGAGGGGGCCAGGCGTGTACTCAGGCGTTTTAAAACCGAGAATTATCCCCGGGTGGCAATATCCGTAGATATGCTTGATACCGGGGTCGATATACGAGAAGTCGTTAACCTCGTTTTCGCAAAGCCCGTCTATAGTCGCGTGAAATTCTGGCAGATGATCGGCCGCGGAACCCGTTTGCTCGATGCTGACAGGATTAAACGCAGAACATGGTGCCAGGAAAAAGAGTATTTTTTAATCATCGACCACTGGAACAACTTCGGATATTTCGATCTTCATCCTGATGGATACGTGCCAGAACCAGGTGAAGCGCTTCCTGTACGCTGCTTTCGCACCCAGGTAGATATCCTGGAATACCTCTACAAGATAGATGATGAGCTACACGCCGAGGAGTTGAGTGTCGAGATTCGTGATGCCATCAGAGCGCTTCCGCAAGGCTTCATGGAGATACAAGCAGCCCATGCCGATCTTGAGTATACACTGGATACTCCTTTCTGGGCTGCGCCAACCGCCGTTGAATTCGCTTTCTTGCGAAGCAAGATCGCCGGTCTGTTTCGCTTTGCCATCCATGTTGACGAGCCCGGCGCTTCCTTTGCTCTCAAGATGGAAAAACTTGCTCTCGCGTATTTCGAGAAGGATGGCAGCGAGATCGAAAAATTACGCGAGAGCATCCGCGCAGATCTACGGCTTCTGCCAACGAGTCTACGAGAAGTGAAGGCTCATGAAGCAGAACTGCTCGAGGCAATCGGCAACCGCTTCTGGTCAACCCTCGACTATGATAAAATCATGGCACTGCGGAATACCTTTATGCCGCTCATGCGCTATCGCCGAGCCCAGAGAAGATCCATTGTCGAACTGGATATTGCGGATTCCGTCCTTGACCGTCGTTGGATTGCCTTTGGACCCGGTGGTGAGGGAACCTATATAGATACTTATCGAGCAGAAGTCGAAGCGCGTATTAAGGAGTTAGCTGAAACCCATCCGGTTGTCCGGAAAATAAAAGACGGTGAAACGGTATCTGAAGACGATCTTCAAAGCCTTATCCGCACACTTAATCAGGCCGATCTTTTCATCACCGAGCAAAACTTGAGGGTCGTCTTTGGTGTCGAGGATACGCCATTGGTCGATCTTATCCGCCTCGCTATTGGGCTCATTCATTTGAAGTCCCGTGCAGAGTCAATAGGAAAGGCGTTTGATCGCTTTATTGCCTCACACCAGGAGTACAGCGCAGATCAAATTTTATTCATACGCACGATTCGCACGGTACTGGTGCAGGAGGCAGAACGTGCCCGGAAAATCGATCTCACATACGACAATCTCTTTGAACCACCTTTCACAAGTCTTGGTCGGAACGCAGCTGAACGGCTTTTCACCAAACAGCAGATTGACGAGTTGCTTGATTTCATCGAGCAGCTAGCCGCGTAA
- a CDS encoding N-6 DNA methylase — MLTSETELKQKIDDLWDRFWSGGIANPLSAIEQISYLIFLKRLEDLDTYEASLAKRQQRTFTSYFEGHDDCRWSFIKEQHPDRMLELVRDKAFPFLKELRTNGNTFSEAMKDAVFIIPKTSLLASAVAIIDTLPISDQNFDMQGDLYEYLLSELNLAGKNGQFRTPRHIIRIMVELANPRLGEWIFDPAAGTGGFLVAAYQWILKANTPPETVRIDTDGSWHNLTGELIGRDRQKWELLDGERLVGRDFDTTMVRLGLMNMMLHGIRHPEFRYKDTLSKGFEAGQKFDVILANPPFTGNIDKSDINNELLKLPTTKTELLFVELCLELLETGGRCAIIVPEGVLFGSTKAHKELRQRLVTENQIEAIISLPGGCFKPYTGVKTAILFFTKGGTTERVWFYEVTGDGYTLDDKRASDHTHNNLRFVSQAYRILARSDREAWESDEVQKVALEQSWIASREEIISHNYNLAAGIYRPRSLEEIEHEDPRKIMFRVRNLEQQLHQKLGTIEKMLGEVIIDA, encoded by the coding sequence ATGCTCACATCTGAAACAGAACTGAAGCAGAAGATAGATGATTTATGGGACCGCTTCTGGTCGGGCGGGATTGCTAATCCCCTCTCGGCTATCGAGCAGATATCGTATCTCATATTTCTAAAGCGTCTCGAGGATCTAGATACGTATGAAGCATCCCTTGCCAAGCGCCAACAACGAACTTTTACTTCGTACTTCGAGGGACACGATGATTGCCGCTGGTCATTTATCAAGGAGCAACATCCAGATCGAATGCTCGAACTCGTTCGGGACAAGGCCTTTCCTTTTCTCAAAGAACTCAGAACTAATGGGAACACATTCTCTGAGGCAATGAAGGATGCGGTCTTTATTATTCCGAAAACATCGCTGCTGGCGAGTGCTGTTGCTATTATCGATACACTCCCCATCAGCGATCAAAACTTTGATATGCAGGGAGACCTCTACGAGTATTTGCTCTCGGAGCTAAATCTTGCAGGGAAGAATGGTCAGTTCCGCACTCCACGGCACATCATACGCATCATGGTCGAGTTAGCCAATCCACGACTGGGTGAGTGGATCTTCGATCCTGCCGCCGGGACAGGAGGCTTCCTCGTCGCCGCCTATCAGTGGATCCTCAAGGCGAACACGCCACCAGAAACTGTGCGGATCGACACAGATGGCTCATGGCATAATTTGACGGGCGAGTTGATAGGACGCGATAGGCAGAAATGGGAATTGCTCGATGGAGAACGTCTTGTCGGTCGTGATTTTGATACGACGATGGTCCGTCTTGGATTAATGAACATGATGCTCCATGGGATTCGGCACCCCGAGTTTCGCTATAAAGATACCCTTTCAAAAGGGTTTGAAGCAGGACAAAAGTTTGATGTCATCCTCGCTAATCCGCCATTTACTGGGAATATAGATAAGAGCGATATCAATAACGAACTGCTCAAGCTTCCTACCACCAAAACAGAATTACTTTTTGTTGAGCTCTGTCTCGAACTCCTTGAAACTGGAGGCCGCTGTGCTATTATCGTCCCAGAAGGCGTGCTCTTTGGTTCAACCAAAGCTCATAAAGAGTTACGTCAGAGGCTTGTCACAGAAAACCAGATAGAGGCGATTATTTCGCTGCCGGGAGGCTGCTTTAAGCCTTATACAGGTGTGAAGACTGCAATCCTATTCTTTACTAAAGGAGGCACTACAGAGCGCGTTTGGTTCTATGAAGTTACTGGTGATGGTTATACCCTTGACGACAAACGCGCATCTGATCATACGCATAATAATTTGCGTTTTGTTTCCCAAGCATACCGTATTTTAGCAAGAAGCGACCGAGAAGCCTGGGAAAGTGACGAGGTACAGAAGGTTGCTCTAGAGCAATCTTGGATTGCCTCTCGTGAAGAAATTATAAGCCACAATTATAACTTAGCAGCTGGCATCTATCGACCTCGTTCTCTGGAGGAAATTGAACACGAAGATCCTCGTAAGATCATGTTTCGTGTGCGTAATCTAGAACAACAACTCCATCAGAAACTAGGCACCATTGAAAAAATGTTGGGCGAGGTAATAATCGATGCCTAA
- a CDS encoding restriction endonuclease subunit S, giving the protein MPKISTEWKQQTLGEIAEIVGGGTPTRSRPEFFSGDIPWATPTDVTALDGYLLYDTKEYITQEAVDNSSTRLLPVGTVLLTSRATIGSVAIAMRPMCTNQGFANFICAPEVHNRYLAWFLRSSASYLKGLGGTTTFPEISKSTLRNITIRYPVDPLKQEQIADLLDDVDSACRVCDQINREMEKLITVLFVKIFGDPLSNPKKWNVVELGQYAEIAGGLQITPKRNSSRGIPYLRVANVYRDRLVLSEIKTMDVSPAELKSKALQRGDILVVEGHGNPEELGRAAVWTGAIDPCVHQNHLIRIRTNGNILRPEYLSRLINSSYGRNYFLKVGKTTSGLNTISTTVVKSFPTLLAPPELQEYFTNLIHEYEEYRDVQVEIAKELKYLFSSLLSHIFTGISIDISLDEATNKPSPSHISTKRTIWSKLSITQRTLWEASQIFTEPFKVEDLGERVHSVYGTSPNREYLWSSLDLLDALGVTLKEGNNNLDRWRRPDPENDPEINI; this is encoded by the coding sequence ATGCCTAAGATATCTACAGAATGGAAACAGCAGACTTTAGGGGAAATTGCTGAGATAGTCGGGGGCGGCACTCCTACCCGCTCACGTCCAGAATTCTTTAGTGGCGATATACCTTGGGCCACCCCAACGGATGTTACTGCTCTTGATGGATACCTACTTTATGATACTAAGGAATATATCACGCAGGAAGCAGTCGACAACAGCTCTACACGTCTACTTCCGGTTGGCACTGTACTACTCACATCTCGGGCTACCATTGGTTCAGTTGCTATTGCCATGCGACCTATGTGTACTAACCAAGGCTTTGCAAACTTTATTTGTGCGCCAGAAGTTCATAACCGCTATCTCGCTTGGTTTCTACGTAGTAGTGCAAGCTATCTAAAAGGATTAGGTGGAACTACAACATTTCCAGAGATTTCAAAATCCACTCTACGCAACATAACTATTAGATATCCTGTCGATCCTTTAAAACAAGAGCAGATCGCTGATTTATTGGACGATGTTGATTCAGCTTGCCGCGTTTGTGATCAGATCAATAGGGAGATGGAGAAACTGATTACAGTGCTTTTTGTAAAGATATTTGGTGATCCTCTAAGCAATCCAAAGAAGTGGAATGTGGTAGAACTTGGTCAGTATGCAGAGATCGCAGGTGGTCTCCAAATAACACCGAAAAGAAACTCCAGTAGAGGTATTCCATATCTAAGAGTTGCTAACGTCTATCGAGACCGACTTGTGTTAAGCGAGATCAAAACGATGGATGTTTCCCCGGCAGAGTTAAAATCTAAAGCTTTGCAAAGGGGAGATATACTCGTCGTAGAAGGTCACGGAAATCCGGAAGAACTGGGAAGAGCTGCGGTATGGACAGGAGCTATAGATCCCTGTGTTCATCAAAATCACCTTATTCGAATTCGTACAAACGGAAATATTCTTCGACCAGAATATTTATCTCGCCTTATCAACTCATCCTATGGCAGAAACTACTTCCTAAAAGTTGGTAAAACGACGAGCGGTTTAAACACGATCTCGACAACAGTTGTTAAAAGTTTTCCTACCCTTCTTGCTCCTCCAGAGCTACAAGAGTATTTTACCAATCTCATACACGAATATGAGGAATACCGTGATGTTCAGGTTGAGATTGCTAAGGAACTGAAGTACTTATTTTCATCGTTGCTATCGCACATTTTTACAGGGATTTCGATCGACATTTCCTTGGATGAGGCTACAAATAAGCCCTCTCCCAGTCATATTTCTACGAAGCGCACAATTTGGTCCAAGCTTTCCATTACCCAACGCACTTTATGGGAAGCTTCACAGATCTTCACAGAACCATTTAAGGTAGAAGATCTTGGTGAGAGGGTCCATTCAGTGTATGGAACTTCTCCCAACCGCGAGTACCTCTGGAGTTCATTAGACCTCCTTGACGCTCTCGGTGTCACCCTCAAAGAGGGGAATAATAACCTGGACAGATGGCGCCGACCTGATCCAGAAAATGACCCGGAGATCAATATATGA
- a CDS encoding DEAD/DEAH box helicase family protein: MTTIDHRGRDLIIIPSEGMQRLSTPELLQTLFGTYLPADVRTAMGRDKRHAFLRTQPIHFQAVKQALQAQRTAFNVAFEERPALPFATALQIEPRPYQNEALANWVAQGSAGVIILPTGSGKTLVAAMAIHETALWTLVVVPTLDLLEQWRTALVSALSLSPDEIGLFGGGEKEMKPITIITYDSAALYPRELRRYGLLAFDECHHLPAPTYRLIAESAFTPLRLGLSATPERSDMAHLDLQHLIGPEVYRRSPAELTEGRYLAQYQEIRIDIALSNEDEARYAEQRRIYRAFLQRRHIVIRSPEEFQQKVIFLSARDPEARKAMLAWREMRNIAMNAPVKYIEIERLLQLHAVDQVILFSEYNQVVDEISRRFCLPSITYKTPNEERRAILERFRSGQYTKLVSGRVLNEGVDVPDCRIAIIVSGNSTKREYIQRLGRVLRPKTGQALLYELVTSSTTEEEIAKRRK, translated from the coding sequence ATGACTACCATCGATCATCGAGGTCGCGACCTCATTATAATCCCCAGCGAAGGGATGCAGCGCCTTTCAACGCCGGAACTGCTACAAACGCTGTTTGGAACGTACTTGCCTGCGGATGTGCGTACGGCTATGGGACGTGATAAGCGACATGCTTTCTTGCGCACGCAGCCGATTCATTTTCAGGCAGTGAAACAAGCTTTACAGGCACAACGTACAGCATTTAATGTTGCATTTGAGGAACGGCCTGCTCTTCCCTTTGCGACTGCGCTACAGATCGAGCCACGCCCTTATCAAAATGAGGCTCTGGCCAACTGGGTGGCACAGGGTAGTGCGGGTGTGATTATCCTGCCCACCGGCTCAGGAAAGACACTCGTGGCGGCAATGGCTATTCACGAAACGGCTCTATGGACGTTGGTCGTTGTACCCACACTCGACCTCCTAGAACAATGGCGCACCGCTCTGGTCTCCGCACTATCCTTGAGCCCTGATGAAATTGGTCTCTTTGGTGGTGGAGAGAAAGAGATGAAACCTATCACAATAATCACTTATGATTCCGCTGCACTCTACCCACGCGAACTCAGACGTTACGGCCTATTGGCCTTCGATGAGTGTCACCATTTGCCCGCGCCGACCTACCGCTTGATAGCAGAGAGCGCCTTTACGCCCCTGCGCCTGGGACTGAGCGCAACTCCTGAACGTAGTGACATGGCACATCTTGATTTGCAGCATCTAATCGGGCCGGAGGTCTATCGGCGTTCGCCCGCAGAATTGACCGAGGGACGTTACCTGGCGCAATACCAAGAGATACGCATCGATATCGCCCTGTCGAACGAGGACGAAGCGCGCTACGCCGAACAAAGACGCATCTATAGGGCTTTCTTACAGCGCCGACACATCGTGATACGTTCTCCAGAAGAGTTTCAGCAGAAAGTTATTTTTCTCAGCGCGCGAGATCCCGAGGCGCGTAAAGCCATGCTCGCCTGGCGCGAGATGCGCAATATCGCCATGAACGCCCCCGTTAAATATATCGAGATCGAGCGCTTGCTGCAGCTTCATGCTGTTGACCAGGTCATTCTCTTCTCAGAGTACAATCAGGTCGTCGATGAGATCAGCCGCCGTTTCTGCCTGCCAAGCATTACCTACAAGACTCCAAATGAGGAACGTCGCGCCATACTCGAACGCTTCCGCTCTGGTCAGTATACCAAACTGGTCTCTGGTCGCGTACTCAATGAAGGTGTGGATGTACCCGATTGCCGCATCGCTATAATAGTCAGCGGCAATAGCACCAAGCGTGAATACATTCAGCGTTTGGGTCGTGTATTGCGTCCAAAAACTGGACAGGCATTATTGTATGAGTTGGTGACGAGCAGTACGACAGAAGAGGAGATCGCGAAGCGCAGGAAGTAA